One window from the genome of Desulfovibrio legallii encodes:
- a CDS encoding tRNA (cytidine(34)-2'-O)-methyltransferase, translating into MQIVLFEPEIPPNTGNVARLCAAAGTPLHLIEPLGFKLENRYLRRAGLDYWPHVRLKVWPCWQAFAAEGRQGGRLVFTSARDAATSTPLQHFAFAPEDCLVFGPETRGLPPEILVLSPHRVRIPMREDGVRSLNLSTSVGIVLYAALARTGLLEAWG; encoded by the coding sequence ATGCAGATCGTTCTTTTTGAGCCGGAAATTCCGCCCAATACGGGCAACGTGGCCCGCCTCTGCGCGGCTGCGGGCACGCCGCTGCATCTCATTGAGCCGCTGGGCTTCAAGCTGGAGAACCGCTACCTCCGGCGCGCCGGGCTGGACTACTGGCCGCATGTGCGCCTGAAGGTCTGGCCCTGCTGGCAGGCCTTTGCGGCGGAAGGCCGTCAGGGTGGTCGGCTGGTCTTTACCTCGGCCAGGGACGCGGCCACCAGCACGCCTTTGCAGCACTTTGCCTTTGCGCCGGAGGACTGCCTGGTCTTCGGGCCTGAGACGCGCGGCCTGCCGCCGGAAATTTTGGTGCTTTCGCCGCACAGGGTGCGCATTCCCATGCGCGAGGACGGGGTGCGCAGCCTCAACCTTTCCACCTCTGTGGGCATTGTGCTCTATGCGGCCCTGGCCCGCACGGGCCTGCTGGAGGCCTGGGGGTGA